TTTACTCAACCGGGAGGGCACGGTAAAATATGCCGATGAATTCGCCGGCCTGGCCTGGGGGGCGGGCAATGATAATCAATACAACATCCGTTATCGCGATTATAACGACCAGGGCGGGGACTGTACCAACTTTGTCTCACAATGCCTGGGAGACCAGGAAGGAGGCAGGCTGCCCATGGATGACAATTGGTTCTACAACCTGAACGAAGGCGCGGGCAGCCAAGCCTGGGTTCGGGCTGAGACCTTCGGTGACTGGCTGGTGTACAGTGGATGGGGACAGCGACTGGCCCGGGGCACATTCCAGGAATTAAACACCCCCGGTGAAAAATATCCACGTGGAGCAGTAAGAGAATTGCAAAAGGGGGATGTAATAGGTTACGGCAAGATCGGCTACTCAGCACATATGGCCATAGTAGTCGGATATGATTCAAAGGGATACCCCCTGGTGAATTCTCATAACGTGGACCGCTACCACTGTCCCTGGGACATGGGATACGACAAATCAACCATCTACCACTTATATAAGTTTGGTGGATAAGATTTATGGTATGTTTAGCAGTGTAGCACAGCACGAAAAGGGTAATTCTTGTGAAATTACAATTAATAGTACAGGAACATTATTGTCCCAATACCATATAATGGTACCAAAGAGAGGTGTTTCTCATGGCCGATATTCACAACAAAGGAAATGTGAATAAAGATGAGCACGAACAAATCAACACAAACGCTGTAAATTTTAATTGTCCTGCCTGTGGTCCAGGAACCAATCCATTACAAACACCGTATCCGGGTTATCCATGCATTAATTATAAATATTATCCAACATACATGTATGTGCCGGGATATGCCTATCCGGAGGCTCTAAGGCTAATCGTCGAATCTGTGAGCGGTGAGAGGGAAGATGAATTATTCTATAATTACATGATTAGCATTGCCCCGCCTGAGCAAAAAGAAATTATAGCATCCATTCGCGATGATGAGATCAAGCATAACAAAATGCTGAGAGAGATCTATTGGGAACTGACCGGGCAGGAGATATCCGCGGTCAAGAACGGTGCTTTCCAGCCTCCTGACAGTTATTGTAACGGAATAACCAAAGCCCTGTTCGGAGAATTAGCCGCGGTTGAAAGATATCGCAAAATCTTATTCGGCCTTGAATTCCTACCATATAGAAATATGATTACTGAAATTTATACTGACGAGTTAAAACACGGGTCTAAATGGAATTACCTGTTTACTGTAAACTGTAGCCTCTGCAAGCGTTAAGAAAATACCGGGCAATAAAAATAGCCCAGGGCGTAAGCCCTGAACCAAAACAAATGCGGATTCCCAAGAGGCTATGTTCGA
The genomic region above belongs to Pelotomaculum isophthalicicum JI and contains:
- a CDS encoding ferritin-like domain-containing protein, with translation MADIHNKGNVNKDEHEQINTNAVNFNCPACGPGTNPLQTPYPGYPCINYKYYPTYMYVPGYAYPEALRLIVESVSGEREDELFYNYMISIAPPEQKEIIASIRDDEIKHNKMLREIYWELTGQEISAVKNGAFQPPDSYCNGITKALFGELAAVERYRKILFGLEFLPYRNMITEIYTDELKHGSKWNYLFTVNCSLCKR